The sequence CCAGGATCAACACGCCGGAAAGAGTACCTGCGACATAGCCATAACCGCCAGTCAGCAAGGTGCCGCCGATCACCACTGCGGCGATCGCATCCAGTTCAGTGCCTTGCGCATGCAGGCCGTAACCGGACAGCATATAGAACGAAAACAAGACTCCCGCCAGCGCCGCGCAAAAGCCGCTGAATGCGTACACCAATACCTTGGTGCGCCCCACCGCCAGGCCCATCAGCAATGCCGATTGCTCATTGCCGCCGATGGCGTAGACGGCGCGCCCGAAGCGAGTGTAGTGCGCAATATAGATGGCCAACGCCAGCATGATCACGGCGATCAGCACACTGGGCGAGATGAAGGCGCCGAACACGCCGATCCTGGCCTGCGACAGCGTCACATACAAAGGCTGGTCGATCGTGATGGAATTGATGCTGATCAGGTAGCACAGGCCGCGCGCCAGGAACATTCCGGCCAGGGTAACAATGAATGCCTGCAGCTTGAAATAATGGATCAGTGCTCCCATCAAGGCACCGAAGCCGCTCCCGATCAGGAGCACGCAGGCAATCACCAGCAGCGGCGGCCAATGCCAGTACTGCAGCAGGTAGGCCGAAATCATGGTGGTCAGCGCCAGCACCGAGCCGACTGAGAGATCGATGCCGCCGGACAGGATCACAAAGGTCATGCCGATCGCAATCACCAGCAGGAAGGCGTTATCGATCAGCAGGTTGAGCACTACTTGCAGGGAAAAGAAGCCAGTGTAGGCGACCGAACCGAGGCCGAACATCAGCAACAGCAAGACCACCGTCACCATCGACGTGAAATAGGGAGACGCCAACAGCGCGCGGAATGTTTTCATGACTCTTTTCCGGTTGAACGGCGAACTTTGGAGCCGGCGCCAAACAGGCGCGGCATCAGATGGCGGAACTCCTTCGATTGCGAGAGGCAGACCGCAAACACCACCACTGCCTTCACCACCATGTTCACTTCCGGCGGCACGCCCATCGAATAGATCGTGTATGTCAGCGCCTGGATGATCAGTGCGCCGACCACGCTGCCGGCCAGACTGAACTTGCCGCCGCCCAAGGACGTGCCGCCGAGGGTCACCGCCAGAATGGCGTCCAGCTCCATCAGCAAGCCGGCATTATTGGCGTCCGCGCTCTTGATGTTGGAACTGATCATCAACCCGGCCAGGCCGGCGCAGGCGCTGCAAAACATATAGACGAAGAAAATCAGCGCCGCGGTGCGGATGCCGGCCAGCCGTGAGGCCACCGGATTGATGCCGACCGCCTGGATGAACAGGCCCAGCGCGGTTTTTCGCATGAGCATGGCCACCACCAGAAAAACACCGAGGGCGATGTACAAGGAAAACGGCAGACCGAACAGATAGCCGCTACCCAGATAGAAAAACGGCTGGTAGTAGACCGTGATGATCTGGCCGTCGGTCAGCAGCTGCGCCAGGCCGCGGCCGCCGACCATCAGGATCAAGGTAGCGATGATCGGCTGCAAGCCCAGCGAAGACACCAGGAAGCCGTTCCAGACCCCGCACAGGAGCGCCGCGCCCAGGGCGGCCGCAATCGCCCATGCCATGGGTATGCGGCTGGCATACTCTTGCACGCCGCCGTGCATCTGCAGCGTGCCGCCGATCAGCAAGGCCGCAACGGTGCCGGAAATCGCCACCACCGCACCGACCGAAATA comes from Collimonas pratensis and encodes:
- a CDS encoding ABC transporter permease, with protein sequence MPAALMEQLSSFVRHPLFRPLAALALLLAVDFFMIPGFFRLEWKDGHLYGSLIDIVNRAAPLILTALGMTLVIATRGIDISVGAVVAISGTVAALLIGGTLQMHGGVQEYASRIPMAWAIAAALGAALLCGVWNGFLVSSLGLQPIIATLILMVGGRGLAQLLTDGQIITVYYQPFFYLGSGYLFGLPFSLYIALGVFLVVAMLMRKTALGLFIQAVGINPVASRLAGIRTAALIFFVYMFCSACAGLAGLMISSNIKSADANNAGLLMELDAILAVTLGGTSLGGGKFSLAGSVVGALIIQALTYTIYSMGVPPEVNMVVKAVVVFAVCLSQSKEFRHLMPRLFGAGSKVRRSTGKES
- the yjfF gene encoding galactofuranose ABC transporter, permease protein YjfF, encoding MKTFRALLASPYFTSMVTVVLLLLMFGLGSVAYTGFFSLQVVLNLLIDNAFLLVIAIGMTFVILSGGIDLSVGSVLALTTMISAYLLQYWHWPPLLVIACVLLIGSGFGALMGALIHYFKLQAFIVTLAGMFLARGLCYLISINSITIDQPLYVTLSQARIGVFGAFISPSVLIAVIMLALAIYIAHYTRFGRAVYAIGGNEQSALLMGLAVGRTKVLVYAFSGFCAALAGVLFSFYMLSGYGLHAQGTELDAIAAVVIGGTLLTGGYGYVAGTLSGVLILGLIQTLIAFDGTLSSWWTKIVIGVLLFIFCMAQRLMSLGATRSVALSPAAG